A genomic window from Salvia splendens isolate huo1 chromosome 11, SspV2, whole genome shotgun sequence includes:
- the LOC121755055 gene encoding receptor homology region, transmembrane domain- and RING domain-containing protein 2-like, translating into MLYLWVFLCCISYFMGFFAASGNVVMIAKNVTLSFDDVEALFAPTVKESGIGGTVSIAEPLDSCSLLTNEIVASMNGTRYPFVLIIRGGCSFEDKVRRAQAAGFEAAIVYDNDTTDLLPSNLLFLEKLRFDAIFIRSELAVAGNPVGININAVFVSKVCGETLASYAAGAADLQLLIVPSYENPAWSIIALSFTSLASVSAVLATCFFVRRHRFRGERPLAPRVREFHGISSRLVKAMPSLIFTAVLEDNCTSQTCAICLEDYSVGEKLRVLPCRHKFHAVCVDTWLTSWRTFCPVCKRDAKTKTTRPTASESTPLLSASGPLPSTSSPSSLQIGPSVPPVYNLSDAPRLQPEVDCAVSSSTTNYTSLSTLNSIYMLPYIPGAGNVSSGCLGSSSHAT; encoded by the exons ATGTTGTATTTGTGGGTATTTTTGTGCTGCATTTCCTATTTCATGGGTTTCTTCGCAGCTTCTGGAAATGTGGTGATGATTGCAAAGAATGTAACTTTGTCTTTCGACGACGTTGAAGCTCTCTTTG CACCCACAGTGAAAGAGTCTGGAATAGGTGGGACTGTGAGCATTGCAGAGCCTTTGGATTCTTGCTCGTTACTGACCAACGAGATAGTTGCTAGTATGAACGGCACCAGATATCCATTCGTCTTGATTATCAGAGGAGGATGTAGCTTCGAGGACAAGGTTAGACGAGCACAAGCTGCTGGATTCGAAGCAGCCATTGTCTATGACAACGACACCACCGATTTACTACCAAGTAATCTCCTTTTTCTTGAGAAACTCAGATTTGATGCTATTTTCATACGATCTGAACTTGCAGTGGCTGGAAATCCTGTTGGTATAAATATAAATGCAGTGTTTGTGTCGAAAGTTTGTGGGGAAACACTTGCTAGCTATGCTGCTGGTGCAGCTGATTTGCAGCTGTTGATAGTCCCGAGCTATGAGAACCCAGCGTGGTCTATAATAGCGCTGTCGTTCACTTCTTTAGCCAGTGTTTCAGCCGTCTTGGCTACTTGTTTCTTCGTGAGAAGGCACCGGTTCAGAGGTGAAAGGCCTCTAGCGCCCCGTGTGAGAGAGTTCCATGGGATAAGCAGTCGTCTGGTGAAGGCAATGCCCAGCTTGATCTTTACAGCTGTTCTTGAAGATAACTGCACCTCTCAGACGTGCGCTATATGTCTTGAAGACTACAGTGTTGGAGAAAAGCTCAGGGTCCTTCCTTGTCGGCACA AATTCCACGCTGTTTGTGTCGACACGTGGCTAACGTCATGGAGAACATTCTGCCCTGTCTGCAAGCGTGATGCAAAAACTAAAACTACAAGGCCTACCGCGTCAGAGTCCACACCTTTGCTGTCAGCTTCCGGTCCCCTACCTTCGACTTCTTCGCCATCTTCCCTGCAGATAGGGCCTTCAGTTCCACCCGTCTACAACCTGAGTGATGCGCCTCGCCTCCAACCCGAGGTTGATTGTGCAGTGTCGTCTAGCACGACCAACTACACTTCGTTGTCGACTCTTAACTCCATCTACATGCTGCCATATATTCCGGGTGCCGGTAATGTTTCGTCGGGGTGTTTAGGCTCTTCAAGTCACGCGACATAG